One Methanolacinia paynteri genomic region harbors:
- a CDS encoding radical SAM protein codes for MLSKGCRQCHKGAKMVLFVTGMCEKDCWYCPISYERKNKDKTFANDRLVEKPEDMLEEARNMDALGTGITGGEALLETERVTFYARMLKAEFGDEHHIHLYTGTAPSKERLTRLKGLVDEIRFHPPQELWDNILETDYIRAIKDAKELGMEATIEVPSLPGLEKLIPVLPLVDYLNINELEWSETNAAAMRERGLSLEDDYHNAVPGAKKWAGELLAADDKVHWCSSTFKDSVQLRERLKRIADNTARPFEEITEDGTVVYGVLIPSGTVPEDLDEELCEIFDDRIELAWWLLTEYPDDFPGDKKIIERYPNNGMIVEVTPV; via the coding sequence GTGCTCAGTAAAGGATGCAGGCAGTGCCACAAAGGCGCAAAGATGGTGCTGTTCGTTACAGGCATGTGCGAGAAGGACTGTTGGTACTGCCCGATATCCTACGAAAGAAAAAATAAAGACAAGACATTTGCAAACGACAGGCTCGTCGAGAAACCCGAAGACATGCTGGAAGAGGCCCGGAATATGGACGCCCTCGGGACCGGAATTACCGGGGGAGAGGCGCTTCTTGAGACTGAACGCGTTACATTCTATGCCAGGATGCTGAAGGCGGAGTTCGGGGACGAGCACCACATCCACCTGTATACCGGAACGGCACCCTCGAAGGAGAGGTTAACGAGACTGAAAGGTCTTGTCGACGAGATCAGGTTCCACCCGCCGCAGGAGTTGTGGGACAATATCCTCGAAACCGATTATATCAGGGCGATAAAGGATGCAAAGGAGCTCGGAATGGAGGCGACGATCGAGGTGCCGTCGCTCCCGGGCCTTGAAAAACTCATCCCCGTTCTTCCCCTTGTCGATTACCTGAACATAAACGAACTCGAATGGAGTGAGACGAACGCTGCCGCGATGAGGGAGAGGGGGCTGAGTCTCGAAGACGATTATCATAATGCCGTTCCGGGAGCGAAGAAATGGGCCGGAGAGCTTCTTGCCGCAGACGACAAGGTCCACTGGTGCTCCTCGACCTTCAAGGACTCTGTTCAGCTCCGTGAAAGGCTTAAGAGAATAGCTGATAACACTGCACGTCCGTTCGAGGAGATCACCGAAGACGGGACCGTTGTCTACGGGGTGCTGATCCCGTCGGGAACTGTCCCGGAGGATCTCGACGAAGAACTCTGCGAGATCTTCGACGACAGGATCGAACTTGCATGGTGGCTGCTTACCGAATATCCCGACGACTTTCCGGGAGACAAAAAGATAATTGAAAGGTACCCTAATAATGGAATGATTGTCGAGGTGACACCAGTTTGA
- the uppS gene encoding polyprenyl diphosphate synthase, which translates to MRKPGQVLESFYERRILGQCRHIPDHIAIIQDGNRRYAKERGIDVAIGHRMGAEKTNMVLEWARDIGVRHLTLYCFSTENFNRSEYEQNELFKLFTEKAMETLEDERVHENRIRFQMVGDRDLVPEDLLKRIEKVEEVTKKYNNFTINLALAYGGRNEILHATKSILSDIEKGVLRPEDINEDMINAHLYHGMNIPPVDLIIRTGDDKRTSNFLPWLANGNESAVYFCAPYWPVFRKIDLLRGIRVFSNRVDSSYLP; encoded by the coding sequence TTGAGAAAGCCGGGACAGGTGCTGGAATCTTTTTACGAGAGACGTATACTAGGGCAGTGCAGGCATATCCCGGATCATATCGCTATCATCCAGGACGGGAACAGGAGATATGCAAAAGAGAGAGGGATCGATGTCGCGATAGGACACAGGATGGGAGCCGAGAAGACAAATATGGTCCTCGAGTGGGCAAGAGATATAGGTGTCAGGCATCTTACGCTCTACTGTTTTTCCACCGAAAATTTCAACAGATCGGAATACGAACAGAACGAGCTGTTTAAACTCTTTACTGAAAAAGCCATGGAAACCCTTGAAGATGAGAGGGTTCACGAAAACAGGATACGATTCCAGATGGTAGGCGACCGCGATCTTGTTCCGGAAGATCTCCTGAAAAGGATTGAAAAAGTTGAGGAAGTCACAAAAAAATACAACAATTTTACAATAAATCTTGCTCTCGCCTACGGCGGCAGAAACGAGATCCTCCATGCGACAAAGAGCATCCTGAGCGATATTGAAAAAGGCGTCCTGCGTCCTGAGGATATTAACGAAGACATGATCAACGCCCACCTCTACCACGGCATGAATATCCCCCCGGTGGATCTGATCATAAGGACGGGGGACGACAAAAGAACCTCGAACTTCCTGCCGTGGCTTGCAAACGGAAACGAATCGGCGGTATATTTTTGCGCACCCTACTGGCCGGTATTCCGGAAGATCGACCTCTTAAGGGGCATCAGGGTCTTCAGCAACAGAGTAGACAGCTCTTATTTGCCGTAA
- a CDS encoding undecaprenyl diphosphate synthase family protein, translating into MTLNHRHTPNDWNVFGASIDMLIRRYYESRLKKGITNPPESVCFMLTDRDVADAPEKTNEVAKWCCDMGIRHITFHVDTDNPEGLKSFLEKLKEISGFAQVNLYCAGEKFVAGEGADVHVAIGVSGREEIVRGIRQMAQEKVHPEDVDEKMIESHLSFRYEPDLVIKAGGSHLTDFLIWQSVYSELFFTDVNWSEFRKLDLLRALRDYQTRKRRYGK; encoded by the coding sequence TTGACTCTTAACCACAGACATACACCGAACGACTGGAATGTCTTTGGGGCATCAATTGACATGCTTATAAGGCGGTATTACGAAAGCAGGCTGAAGAAGGGGATTACAAATCCTCCCGAATCCGTATGCTTTATGCTGACTGACAGGGATGTCGCCGATGCCCCGGAGAAAACCAATGAAGTGGCAAAATGGTGCTGCGATATGGGAATCCGCCATATCACGTTTCATGTCGATACGGACAATCCCGAGGGATTGAAATCTTTCCTTGAAAAGTTAAAAGAAATCTCCGGATTCGCACAGGTAAACCTCTATTGCGCAGGCGAGAAATTCGTCGCAGGCGAAGGTGCAGACGTCCATGTAGCAATTGGCGTAAGCGGCAGAGAAGAGATAGTCCGTGGGATACGGCAAATGGCACAGGAAAAAGTACATCCTGAAGACGTCGATGAGAAGATGATAGAATCGCACCTGAGTTTCAGGTACGAACCCGACCTTGTAATAAAAGCCGGCGGAAGTCACCTGACCGACTTCCTGATATGGCAGTCGGTGTACTCTGAATTGTTCTTCACCGACGTAAACTGGAGTGAATTCAGAAAACTGGATCTATTAAGAGCCCTTCGCGATTACCAGACCCGGAAAAGGCGTTACGGCAAATAA
- the dph5 gene encoding diphthine synthase has product MLYFVGLGLFDEKDISIKGLERIRDSDEIFLESYTSRLTGTNIQKMELLYGKKLTILGRHDVENEPEKILEAAKKGDAVFLTGGDPMVSTTHSDLRIRAMREDIETAIIHASSIQSAVCGLSGLQNYRFGKSCSVPYPEKGWFPTTPLNTILKNLDDNLHTIVFLDIKPDRFMTVNEGIEIIEQMAGMENKTPPKLYIGIARAGSDAPAVIAGDAEKLKAADFGDPLHILIVPGELHMMEQEYLETFAGL; this is encoded by the coding sequence ATGCTGTACTTTGTTGGATTAGGACTCTTTGATGAGAAAGATATATCAATAAAAGGTCTTGAGCGCATAAGGGACTCTGACGAAATTTTTCTTGAGTCATACACCTCGCGTCTCACGGGAACGAATATTCAAAAAATGGAGCTCCTTTACGGAAAAAAACTCACCATTCTCGGGCGCCATGATGTAGAGAACGAACCTGAAAAAATTCTGGAGGCTGCAAAAAAAGGCGATGCAGTGTTCCTCACCGGCGGCGATCCGATGGTATCGACCACGCATTCGGATCTTCGCATCAGGGCCATGAGGGAGGACATAGAGACCGCAATAATCCACGCGTCGTCCATACAGAGTGCCGTGTGCGGGCTCTCCGGGCTCCAGAACTACAGGTTCGGGAAATCATGCTCCGTTCCATACCCTGAGAAGGGATGGTTCCCTACGACACCTCTCAATACGATCCTGAAGAATCTTGACGATAACCTGCACACTATCGTCTTTCTCGATATCAAACCAGACAGGTTCATGACTGTAAACGAGGGGATAGAGATTATCGAGCAGATGGCAGGGATGGAGAACAAGACTCCTCCGAAGCTCTACATAGGAATTGCACGGGCGGGATCTGATGCACCGGCGGTTATTGCGGGCGATGCCGAAAAACTGAAAGCGGCAGACTTCGGAGATCCGCTTCACATCCTTATCGTTCCGGGAGAGCTTCATATGATGGAGCAGGAATATCTCGAAACTTTTGCTGGGTTATGA